In the Aneurinibacillus soli genome, one interval contains:
- a CDS encoding transposase, producing the protein MKRQFSMEFKVKVVKQALKSDRNTTARSYHLNSIIISRWIREYSEGKYDRVLI; encoded by the coding sequence ATGAAGCGTCAATTTTCTATGGAATTCAAAGTAAAAGTGGTAAAGCAAGCCCTTAAAAGCGATCGTAATACGACGGCACGTAGCTACCATTTGAACAGCATTATAATCTCCCGTTGGATTCGTGAGTACAGTGAGGGCAAATATGACCGCGTATTGATCTAA
- a CDS encoding YhcN/YlaJ family sporulation lipoprotein: MNKILTKVTTVSLVVVLAGSLAACNKTAAPPNTSHTQNYRVNEYQANPVAPRYNDGMYMNRAPQPPSNTAQLYTTERAAADRMVHTARKVPGVAHATAVVNGKDAVIGLDITNTAAQNKRAVEYKVANAVKKAEPGYNVHVTTDTQLNQRIRTLNTQVQAGHPIRTLANDVGVIIQDIGRAVTAPFR; the protein is encoded by the coding sequence ATGAATAAAATATTAACAAAAGTTACGACTGTATCGCTTGTTGTTGTATTGGCGGGATCTCTTGCTGCGTGTAATAAGACAGCGGCTCCTCCGAATACAAGCCATACGCAGAACTATCGTGTAAATGAATACCAGGCCAACCCTGTGGCTCCCCGTTATAATGATGGCATGTATATGAATAGAGCACCGCAACCACCATCTAATACAGCGCAGCTGTATACGACGGAACGTGCAGCGGCGGACCGCATGGTACACACAGCGAGGAAAGTACCAGGTGTTGCACATGCAACCGCTGTTGTGAATGGAAAAGATGCCGTGATTGGACTTGATATTACGAATACGGCTGCCCAAAATAAAAGGGCCGTTGAGTACAAGGTAGCCAATGCTGTGAAGAAAGCTGAACCCGGGTACAATGTTCATGTAACCACGGATACACAGCTCAATCAGCGAATTCGCACGTTAAATACGCAAGTGCAGGCAGGGCATCCGATTCGTACATTGGCAAATGATGTCGGCGTCATCATTCAAGATATTGGACGTGCTGTTACGGCTCCTTTCCGCTAA
- a CDS encoding DUF1657 domain-containing protein translates to MTVSAKVKQTLSGLKSAQASLETFALETQNKQAKQAFTQNAQQTQTIIDSLEQRVQQLEQEEPQYKGF, encoded by the coding sequence ATGACAGTATCTGCAAAAGTTAAACAAACACTTTCTGGTCTGAAAAGCGCCCAGGCAAGCCTGGAAACATTCGCGCTTGAAACGCAGAACAAGCAAGCCAAACAAGCGTTTACACAAAATGCTCAACAAACACAAACGATCATTGACTCTCTTGAGCAACGCGTTCAGCAACTTGAACAAGAAGAGCCACAGTACAAAGGATTCTAA
- the spoVAE gene encoding stage V sporulation protein AE, producing the protein MIFFWAFVIGGLICVIGQLLMDVGKLTPAHTMSTLVVVGAILDGLGLYEPLIKFAGAGATVPITSFGNSLVHGAMQEMQTDGVIGIITGIFEVTSAGISAAIIFGFLGSLVFKPHG; encoded by the coding sequence ATGATCTTTTTTTGGGCATTTGTCATTGGAGGATTAATCTGTGTCATCGGACAGCTCTTAATGGATGTCGGCAAGCTAACACCTGCCCATACGATGTCTACTCTCGTTGTGGTTGGAGCGATTCTGGACGGGCTTGGTCTATACGAACCGCTGATAAAGTTCGCAGGAGCTGGAGCGACTGTACCGATCACAAGTTTTGGAAATTCTCTTGTGCATGGTGCCATGCAGGAGATGCAGACAGATGGCGTAATCGGCATTATTACGGGCATTTTTGAAGTAACAAGCGCCGGAATTTCTGCCGCCATCATCTTTGGATTTCTTGGTTCTCTTGTGTTTAAACCACATGGATAA
- the clpB gene encoding ATP-dependent chaperone ClpB gives MDLNKFTQKSIEAVQQAEMKALRYGNPEIEPEHLLLVLLEQHEGLLARLLVKMNVSPEKLKRDVEQRLEQKPRVSGPGKEAGKIYVSSATNQVFLKAEDEAKAMGDEYISVEHLFLGILAEAEKTTFGKLIAGVGITRAQFLEALSSVRGSQRVTSATPESTYEVLDKYGHDLVSAAEQSKLDPVIGRDGEIRHVIRILSRKTKNNPVLIGEPGVGKTAIVEGLAHRIVRGDVPEGLRDKRIFALDMGALIAGAKYRGEFEERLKAVLQEIKQSEGQILLFIDEIHTIVGAGKTEGAMDAGNLLKPMLARGELHCIGATTLDEYRKYIEKDAALERRFQTVLADEPTVEDTISILRGLRERFEVFHGVKIHDNALVSAAVLSHRYITDRFLPDKAIDLVDEACAMIRTEIDSMPAELDEVARRVMQLEIEEAALKKETDAASRDRLTHLQKELAERREILSAMKAQWENEKHALQSIQKLREEIEGVHRAVAQAERDYDLNKAAELKYGRLPELEKQLREAEVSHANKQNEQSLLREEVTDDEITRIISRWTGIPLAKLAEGEREKLLKLDTILHERVVGQDEAVQRVTDAILRARAGISDPRRPIGSFIFLGPTGVGKTELAKALAETLFDTEENIIRIDMSEYMEKHTVSRLIGAPPGYVGFEEGGQLTEAVRRKPYSVILFDEIEKAHPDVFNVLLQVLDDGRVTDSQGRTVDFKNTVIIMTSNIGSAFLLEGITEAGEIREEARQHVMHELRMSFRPEFLNRVDEIVLFKPLTAGEIGGIVELLIDDLRRRLADRKITLVLSDEAKAYIAREGYDPVYGARPLRRFLQRHLETLLARELIGGRIVDGARIQVGLTNETLTVETSV, from the coding sequence ATGGATCTAAATAAATTTACACAAAAATCCATTGAGGCTGTGCAGCAGGCAGAAATGAAGGCACTGCGCTACGGAAATCCGGAGATAGAGCCTGAGCATTTGCTGCTGGTCCTGCTTGAGCAACACGAAGGATTGCTTGCACGTCTACTGGTGAAAATGAATGTCTCCCCGGAGAAATTGAAACGAGACGTCGAGCAGCGGCTCGAACAGAAGCCTCGTGTGTCTGGACCGGGGAAAGAAGCTGGGAAAATATACGTCAGTTCGGCTACTAACCAGGTGTTTTTGAAAGCGGAAGATGAAGCGAAAGCAATGGGGGATGAATACATCTCAGTGGAGCATCTGTTTCTTGGTATTCTTGCAGAAGCCGAGAAAACGACGTTTGGGAAACTGATCGCAGGGGTAGGAATTACGCGTGCCCAATTCCTTGAAGCACTTAGTAGTGTACGCGGTAGTCAGCGGGTCACAAGTGCCACGCCAGAGTCAACCTATGAAGTATTGGATAAATATGGGCACGATCTGGTCAGCGCCGCTGAGCAGAGTAAGCTGGACCCGGTTATCGGGCGTGATGGCGAAATTCGTCATGTGATCCGTATTCTATCACGTAAAACGAAAAATAATCCGGTGCTGATCGGTGAGCCAGGCGTCGGGAAAACAGCCATTGTCGAAGGACTAGCACACCGAATCGTGCGGGGCGATGTGCCGGAAGGGCTACGTGACAAACGGATTTTTGCCCTCGATATGGGTGCACTCATTGCGGGAGCAAAATACCGAGGGGAGTTTGAAGAGCGTCTAAAAGCAGTGCTGCAGGAGATCAAGCAGAGCGAAGGGCAGATTCTGCTGTTTATTGATGAGATTCATACGATCGTTGGGGCAGGCAAGACAGAAGGAGCGATGGATGCCGGGAATCTTCTGAAGCCGATGCTTGCGCGCGGGGAACTGCACTGCATTGGTGCGACGACGCTTGATGAATACCGCAAATATATCGAGAAAGATGCGGCACTCGAACGTCGTTTTCAGACGGTGCTTGCGGATGAGCCAACCGTAGAAGATACGATTTCTATTTTACGTGGGCTGCGGGAGCGATTTGAAGTATTTCATGGCGTCAAAATTCATGATAATGCACTGGTCAGTGCGGCAGTGCTGTCACATCGCTACATTACAGATCGCTTCTTACCGGATAAGGCGATTGATCTGGTTGATGAGGCGTGTGCGATGATTCGGACCGAGATTGACTCTATGCCGGCGGAGCTGGATGAAGTCGCACGTCGGGTCATGCAACTGGAAATTGAAGAAGCGGCACTGAAAAAAGAAACGGACGCGGCGAGCCGTGACCGCCTCACTCATCTCCAGAAAGAGCTGGCTGAACGCCGCGAGATTCTATCAGCGATGAAAGCACAGTGGGAAAACGAGAAACATGCCTTACAGTCGATTCAAAAGCTGCGTGAAGAAATTGAGGGCGTGCATCGAGCTGTTGCACAGGCGGAGCGCGACTATGATCTGAACAAAGCGGCGGAACTCAAATATGGTCGTCTACCGGAGTTAGAGAAGCAGCTGCGCGAAGCGGAAGTTTCTCATGCCAATAAGCAGAATGAACAGTCGCTGCTGCGGGAAGAAGTAACGGATGACGAGATTACGCGCATCATCTCGCGCTGGACAGGCATTCCACTTGCAAAACTTGCCGAAGGGGAACGAGAAAAGCTGCTTAAGCTCGATACCATTTTACATGAGCGTGTCGTAGGGCAGGATGAAGCCGTACAGCGAGTGACGGATGCCATCCTGCGTGCGCGGGCTGGCATTAGCGATCCGCGCCGCCCGATTGGTTCGTTTATTTTTCTTGGTCCAACGGGTGTAGGGAAAACAGAACTGGCCAAAGCATTGGCTGAGACGCTGTTTGATACGGAAGAGAACATTATTCGCATTGACATGAGTGAATATATGGAGAAGCATACTGTGTCTCGCTTGATCGGTGCACCGCCAGGGTATGTCGGGTTTGAGGAAGGTGGCCAGCTAACGGAAGCTGTGCGTCGTAAGCCGTATTCGGTTATCCTGTTTGACGAGATTGAGAAGGCGCATCCCGATGTGTTCAATGTGTTGCTTCAAGTGCTAGATGACGGGCGGGTGACGGATTCACAAGGTCGTACGGTTGATTTTAAAAATACGGTGATTATTATGACATCCAATATCGGGTCAGCGTTTCTTCTTGAGGGCATTACGGAGGCAGGCGAGATTCGAGAGGAAGCACGCCAACACGTTATGCATGAACTTCGCATGAGCTTCCGACCGGAATTTCTGAATCGGGTGGATGAGATTGTGCTGTTCAAACCGCTTACGGCAGGTGAGATTGGTGGTATTGTTGAGCTCCTCATTGACGATCTACGCCGCCGTCTTGCTGACCGCAAGATTACGCTTGTGCTCTCCGACGAAGCAAAAGCGTATATTGCACGGGAAGGATATGATCCGGTATACGGTGCACGTCCACTACGTCGCTTCTTGCAACGTCATTTGGAAACATTGCTTGCACGCGAACTGATTGGTGGAAGAATTGTAGATGGAGCAAGAATACAGGTTGGATTAACCAATGAGACTTTAACCGTAGAAACTTCTGTGTAA
- a CDS encoding MarR family winged helix-turn-helix transcriptional regulator, producing MSKDDTFKFYTTQTSRNLIRFLTLHLKQYDITPKQWTVLKRLATECGITQKELAQSIDKDPATVMKILDILERKQLLIKQPNKEDRRSLLLYATEKGQKLVQTLHPFIESLYEHIVLRDISEEHLEIFTQVLHQINTNISEELDQ from the coding sequence ATGTCAAAAGATGACACATTCAAGTTTTATACAACCCAAACAAGTCGCAATCTTATCCGCTTCTTAACCCTTCATCTCAAACAGTACGATATTACACCAAAACAGTGGACAGTGTTGAAGAGATTAGCTACGGAATGTGGCATTACTCAGAAAGAACTCGCACAAAGTATTGATAAAGATCCAGCCACTGTAATGAAGATTCTCGACATTCTTGAGCGTAAACAACTGCTTATTAAGCAGCCAAACAAAGAAGACCGAAGATCCCTCCTGCTTTATGCTACAGAAAAAGGACAAAAGCTGGTTCAGACACTACACCCTTTTATTGAGAGCCTTTATGAACATATCGTACTGCGTGACATCTCTGAAGAGCATCTGGAGATTTTTACACAGGTTCTCCACCAAATAAACACAAATATTAGTGAGGAACTAGACCAATAA
- a CDS encoding DUF1904 family protein, with amino-acid sequence MPFLRFAGVEKDRLQELAPSIIREVARTIQISEEKIKIELLAIEQITNTPPSLEISMFQREQSKHDTLAARLYELLKRNGYATIHIFFVILTPSLYYKEGSPLKEIAEPISAKLY; translated from the coding sequence ATGCCATTTTTACGTTTTGCCGGGGTTGAAAAGGATCGGCTACAAGAACTTGCCCCTTCTATCATCCGGGAGGTTGCCCGTACTATTCAGATTTCTGAGGAAAAAATAAAGATTGAGCTTCTTGCGATAGAGCAAATTACAAATACACCGCCTAGCCTTGAGATTTCGATGTTTCAACGGGAACAAAGTAAGCATGACACACTTGCAGCAAGACTATACGAACTGTTGAAACGAAATGGGTATGCAACGATTCATATCTTTTTTGTAATTCTTACACCCTCACTGTACTATAAAGAGGGTAGCCCGCTAAAAGAAATAGCCGAGCCAATCTCTGCGAAGCTTTACTGA
- the spoVAD gene encoding stage V sporulation protein AD: MLIGHQSWTFPSKPVILSSAAVGGPFEAQGNVADDFDKLYGDIWLEQDSFEKAEKKMLEDACDIALQKAGIDKGQVNFLLAGDLMNQIISSSFSARTVGVPYLGIFGACSTSMEGLALAAQLVDSGSAHYALAGTCSHNATAEKQFRYPTEYGSQKPPTAQWTVTGAGAALVGTNGVGPRVTAATIGRVVDMGITDPFNMGAAMAPAAVDTIQAHFRDFQIGPGHYDLIVTGDLGKVGHPIAADLLAKHGFTMHGESQFTDCGLLIYKEEQQVIAGGSGCACCATVTYGHLLNRLKRGEWRRILVIATGALLSPLSFQQNETIPCVAHAVAIEYS; the protein is encoded by the coding sequence ATGCTGATTGGACACCAGTCATGGACGTTCCCAAGTAAACCTGTCATCCTCTCTTCAGCTGCAGTCGGTGGACCGTTCGAGGCACAGGGTAATGTCGCCGATGATTTTGACAAATTGTACGGCGATATTTGGCTTGAACAGGACAGCTTCGAGAAAGCCGAGAAAAAAATGCTCGAGGACGCGTGTGACATCGCGCTGCAAAAAGCAGGGATCGACAAAGGACAGGTTAATTTCTTACTCGCGGGAGACTTGATGAATCAAATCATCTCCAGTAGTTTCTCAGCCCGAACAGTAGGCGTTCCATACCTTGGAATTTTCGGTGCCTGCTCAACTTCCATGGAAGGACTTGCTCTCGCCGCGCAGCTCGTAGATAGCGGATCTGCGCACTATGCGCTTGCTGGAACATGCAGCCATAATGCAACGGCCGAAAAACAATTCCGCTATCCAACAGAATATGGCTCTCAGAAGCCACCGACTGCCCAATGGACCGTAACCGGAGCCGGAGCGGCACTTGTTGGCACCAATGGAGTCGGTCCACGTGTCACCGCCGCCACGATTGGACGCGTAGTCGATATGGGCATTACCGACCCATTCAATATGGGAGCAGCGATGGCTCCAGCCGCTGTTGATACGATTCAAGCGCATTTCCGTGACTTTCAGATCGGACCCGGCCACTACGATCTCATTGTGACCGGCGACCTCGGCAAAGTCGGTCATCCCATTGCAGCTGACCTGCTTGCTAAACATGGTTTTACCATGCATGGCGAGAGCCAATTTACCGACTGCGGGTTACTTATCTACAAAGAAGAACAGCAAGTCATTGCCGGAGGAAGTGGCTGCGCCTGCTGCGCTACCGTTACGTATGGACATCTGCTAAATCGGCTAAAGCGTGGCGAATGGCGGCGCATCCTGGTCATCGCGACCGGCGCACTCCTCTCACCACTCAGCTTCCAACAGAACGAAACCATTCCATGCGTCGCCCATGCCGTCGCAATCGAATACAGCTAA
- a CDS encoding DUF421 domain-containing protein — MNSTVDVALRAFFALIALFTITRIQGKKQLAQMTFFEYIVGITIGDITAFIATDIEGNLLHGYASLLVFAVIPFLVDFLSLKSKTIRDLFEGKGTVLIRKGKILEKNMKKEHFSTDELLEQLRLKDAFRVADVEFAVLEANGELSVMKKKESQPPSASDLGLTVKPEHDSQTVIMDGNILLEPLAEAGLNLRWLRDELEKAGVALDNVFLGQVDSAGELYLDVYDDKIEMPAATEQKLTLASLRKCQADLELFALETTDSQTKKLYGKASQKLEQSIKQLSPYLK, encoded by the coding sequence ATGAACAGTACAGTCGATGTGGCGCTGCGTGCGTTTTTCGCCCTCATTGCCCTGTTCACTATCACCCGGATACAGGGAAAGAAACAGCTTGCACAGATGACCTTTTTTGAATATATCGTTGGCATCACCATTGGGGATATTACCGCCTTCATTGCGACCGATATAGAAGGGAATCTGCTTCACGGTTATGCCAGCCTGCTTGTTTTTGCCGTTATCCCGTTTCTTGTTGATTTTCTTTCTCTTAAGAGTAAAACCATTCGTGATCTATTCGAGGGTAAAGGCACCGTGTTAATCCGCAAAGGAAAAATACTGGAAAAAAACATGAAGAAAGAACACTTTAGCACAGATGAACTACTGGAACAATTACGTCTAAAAGATGCGTTCCGAGTAGCCGATGTGGAATTTGCTGTTCTGGAAGCGAACGGTGAATTGAGTGTGATGAAGAAAAAGGAAAGCCAACCCCCATCTGCTAGCGATCTTGGGCTAACCGTAAAGCCTGAGCACGATTCGCAGACCGTCATTATGGATGGAAACATTCTTCTCGAACCCCTCGCAGAAGCCGGACTTAACCTGCGCTGGCTACGCGACGAGCTAGAAAAAGCAGGTGTTGCACTGGACAATGTTTTTCTTGGACAAGTTGATTCCGCTGGTGAACTATACTTAGATGTATATGATGATAAGATTGAAATGCCTGCTGCCACCGAACAAAAGCTTACACTTGCCTCACTAAGGAAGTGCCAGGCTGATCTAGAATTGTTCGCCCTGGAAACAACTGATAGTCAGACCAAAAAGCTATATGGAAAAGCCTCACAAAAACTGGAACAATCCATTAAGCAGCTCTCTCCCTATCTAAAATAA
- the helD gene encoding RNA polymerase recycling motor HelD: MGMSKQEWQEEQQRVDQVTDKISRQINILQQEVGDIQTEVVDIRKNFWDDVTVNFDDVHEAAETYASMKQQAEVLSERERSYQHARERLRTLHRLEQSPYFGRIDFTEEGEQTERIYLGLASFQEENGQEFLVYDWRAPISSLYYDYSPGPAQYQAPSGTISGVMELKRQYVIRDGRILSLFDTVITIGDELLQEVLGRQANTQMKSIVATIQKEQNQIIRNERSRLLLVQGAAGSGKTSAALQRVAYLLYRYRNTLQAEQIVLFSPNQLFNSYISTVLPELGEKNMQQVTFQEYLQRRLGKIFALEDPFMQMEYVLTAEEDPAYDIRMAGIRYKADQAFVAMIEQYAAFLSREGMLFKDITFRGKTLVSAAHMTEQFYKLDAALQIPDRMNLLVEWLLQEIKQAMRKELTEQWVEDEIELLDKEAYLQAYKKLRKKRRYTGDTFDDFEREKKQLAKMVVQERFKPLRRRVKRMRFIDMKAMYERLFADPEYVSHFAPDAVLPEQWADICAQTKERIVRTELAYEDATPYLYLQELVEGFQSNTSIKHVFIDEAQDYSAFQFAFIKRLFPRSKMTVLGDSNQAIYAHARFGIGVSSLSSLYESEQTEKITLTRSYRSTRQIVEFTREFVGGSGEIEPFNREGSKPTVIQVANMEDLAAQVTERIQALQIEGHRTIAVICKTAEESRQAYEALRVALPIRLIGKETGVFETGTLIIPSYLAKGVEFDAVIIYNGSKSQYGRESERKLFYTACTRAMHELYICCSGEMSPFIREASADTYNYISGM, encoded by the coding sequence CTGGGTATGTCGAAGCAGGAATGGCAGGAAGAGCAGCAACGGGTTGATCAGGTTACAGATAAAATTAGCAGGCAAATTAACATTCTGCAGCAGGAAGTGGGCGATATTCAAACTGAAGTCGTGGATATTCGTAAAAATTTTTGGGATGATGTGACCGTTAATTTTGACGATGTACATGAAGCGGCAGAAACGTATGCAAGTATGAAGCAGCAGGCTGAAGTTCTCTCCGAGCGGGAGCGCAGTTATCAGCATGCCAGAGAGCGTTTAAGAACGTTGCATAGGCTAGAGCAGTCCCCTTATTTTGGACGTATTGATTTTACAGAAGAAGGAGAGCAGACGGAACGGATTTATCTTGGGCTGGCTTCTTTTCAGGAAGAGAACGGACAGGAATTTCTCGTATATGATTGGCGTGCGCCGATCTCAAGCTTATATTATGATTATTCACCTGGCCCAGCTCAGTATCAAGCGCCCAGTGGTACCATTTCGGGTGTGATGGAGTTGAAGCGGCAGTACGTGATTCGTGATGGCCGCATTCTAAGCCTGTTTGATACAGTGATCACCATCGGGGATGAACTGTTGCAAGAGGTGCTGGGCAGGCAGGCGAACACACAGATGAAAAGTATTGTGGCCACCATCCAGAAAGAGCAGAACCAGATTATTCGCAACGAGCGCAGTCGGCTGCTACTTGTACAGGGAGCGGCCGGAAGTGGTAAAACATCTGCAGCTCTACAGCGGGTGGCCTATTTGCTATACCGTTACCGGAATACATTGCAGGCTGAACAAATTGTACTGTTTTCCCCGAACCAGCTGTTCAATAGCTACATTTCGACGGTCCTACCTGAGCTTGGCGAAAAAAATATGCAGCAGGTAACGTTCCAGGAATACTTGCAGCGTCGTCTCGGAAAAATATTTGCGCTTGAAGATCCGTTTATGCAAATGGAGTATGTGCTGACGGCGGAGGAGGATCCGGCATATGACATTCGGATGGCGGGCATACGTTACAAAGCAGATCAGGCCTTTGTTGCGATGATTGAGCAATACGCCGCGTTTCTTAGTCGAGAGGGTATGCTGTTTAAGGATATTACATTCCGAGGCAAAACGCTTGTTTCCGCAGCACATATGACCGAACAGTTTTATAAGTTGGATGCTGCGCTACAAATCCCGGACCGTATGAATCTACTCGTTGAATGGTTGCTTCAGGAAATCAAGCAGGCTATGCGTAAAGAGTTGACAGAACAATGGGTAGAAGATGAAATTGAGCTGCTTGATAAGGAAGCATACTTGCAGGCTTATAAGAAACTACGGAAGAAAAGACGGTACACCGGGGATACGTTCGACGATTTTGAACGGGAAAAAAAGCAGCTTGCCAAAATGGTGGTTCAGGAACGCTTTAAGCCTTTGCGTAGAAGAGTAAAACGTATGAGATTCATCGATATGAAGGCGATGTATGAGCGACTATTTGCCGATCCAGAGTACGTGTCTCATTTTGCCCCTGATGCGGTTCTACCAGAGCAATGGGCAGATATATGCGCTCAAACGAAGGAGCGGATTGTTCGTACTGAGCTAGCGTATGAGGACGCGACCCCGTATTTGTATTTGCAAGAATTGGTGGAAGGGTTTCAAAGCAATACGTCTATTAAGCATGTATTTATTGATGAAGCCCAGGACTATTCAGCGTTTCAGTTTGCCTTCATCAAACGTTTGTTTCCGCGCAGTAAAATGACGGTACTGGGCGATAGTAATCAGGCGATCTATGCGCATGCTCGCTTCGGTATCGGGGTTTCGTCATTGTCTTCATTATATGAAAGTGAGCAGACTGAAAAGATTACCCTGACACGCAGCTACCGTTCGACTCGCCAGATCGTTGAATTCACACGTGAGTTTGTAGGTGGAAGCGGAGAGATTGAACCATTTAACCGGGAAGGTAGTAAGCCAACTGTAATACAGGTCGCAAATATGGAGGATCTTGCCGCGCAGGTAACAGAACGGATTCAGGCACTGCAAATAGAGGGGCACCGAACGATTGCTGTAATATGTAAAACCGCAGAAGAAAGCCGACAAGCTTATGAAGCATTACGAGTGGCCCTTCCCATCCGATTAATTGGAAAAGAAACAGGCGTCTTTGAAACAGGCACACTCATCATCCCTTCGTATCTTGCAAAAGGTGTGGAGTTTGATGCTGTGATTATTTATAATGGATCCAAATCACAATACGGTCGAGAAAGTGAACGGAAGCTATTTTATACTGCTTGCACAAGGGCGATGCATGAGCTGTACATTTGCTGTAGTGGGGAGATGAGTCCATTTATCAGGGAAGCGTCTGCTGACACATATAACTATATAAGTGGTATGTAA
- a CDS encoding MFS transporter — MQPQPLWTKNFIIICASNFFIFMTFYTLLATLPVFVIDVLHGNNQQIGPVMTSFIIAAVLLRPVAGRLLDRMGRKKILVASVVLFMASTFTYAGIQSFLLLLTLRFIHGVSFGVVTTTTGTIANSLVPSERKGEGIGYFATTMNIAMVIGPFLGLTIIYTYNFGVLFAILSVFSLLAFLCASIIRVPVANQPTKNSNQSFHWRSFIEPHAIPISLTGMLLAFAYSGILTFIPVYAKELGLIQTASYFYVVYAAMIILSRPLTGKLFDRLGGHVIVYPSILLYIIGLVTLSQAHTSLSFLVAGAVIGLGYGTLFPIFQTIAIQSSPAHHSGIATGTYLLLYDGGIALGSIILGAVASASNYREMYLVSAVVIAFSALLYYGLCHRQNTHASKEHLKGI; from the coding sequence ATGCAGCCACAACCTTTATGGACAAAAAACTTTATTATCATTTGTGCAAGCAACTTTTTTATTTTCATGACCTTCTATACGCTTCTAGCAACTCTTCCCGTCTTTGTGATCGATGTCTTGCACGGTAACAATCAGCAAATCGGACCGGTTATGACTTCGTTCATTATCGCCGCCGTACTCTTACGGCCTGTAGCCGGACGATTGCTCGATCGAATGGGCAGAAAAAAAATACTGGTAGCTTCCGTCGTACTATTTATGGCTTCTACATTTACGTATGCAGGTATCCAGAGCTTTTTACTTTTGCTCACCTTACGCTTCATTCACGGCGTGAGCTTCGGGGTTGTCACAACGACAACAGGCACAATCGCCAATAGCCTGGTACCATCTGAACGCAAAGGTGAAGGGATTGGTTATTTTGCTACAACAATGAATATTGCCATGGTCATCGGTCCATTTTTGGGGCTTACGATTATTTATACCTACAATTTTGGTGTTCTGTTTGCGATTCTTTCTGTATTCTCCCTCCTAGCCTTCTTATGTGCTAGCATCATACGCGTTCCCGTCGCAAACCAACCAACAAAAAACAGTAACCAGTCTTTTCACTGGAGAAGCTTCATTGAACCACATGCCATTCCCATCTCGTTAACAGGCATGCTACTCGCGTTTGCTTATAGCGGAATTCTTACTTTCATACCTGTATACGCCAAGGAACTTGGGCTTATTCAGACGGCCAGCTACTTCTATGTGGTATACGCCGCGATGATTATTCTATCCCGCCCACTTACCGGCAAACTATTTGATCGTTTGGGTGGACACGTGATTGTATATCCGAGTATCCTCCTTTATATCATCGGACTTGTAACACTCAGCCAGGCGCATACGTCACTCTCGTTTCTTGTAGCTGGTGCGGTAATCGGATTAGGCTACGGAACACTGTTCCCTATTTTCCAGACGATCGCTATTCAATCGTCACCCGCCCACCACAGTGGCATCGCAACGGGCACCTATCTGCTACTGTACGATGGAGGCATCGCGCTTGGGTCGATTATTCTCGGAGCAGTAGCTTCTGCTTCTAATTACCGGGAGATGTATCTCGTATCTGCTGTTGTGATTGCTTTTTCCGCTCTGCTTTATTACGGGCTGTGTCACAGGCAGAACACTCATGCTTCTAAGGAGCACCTGAAAGGAATATAG